From Paludisphaera rhizosphaerae, the proteins below share one genomic window:
- a CDS encoding polysaccharide deacetylase family protein has protein sequence MSTPESEESPGILEPYSEPPPAEPPPPLPKRSGWRMTAQIPNAGREPSPGLTDAEAEASWCAVTAPWHPALLAKSAALPRIESVDAPSSPARDEVRIVVDGLMHRLPSGFAPQAADCGAVLIESGSDRDKTIAELLERVAAPSAETQRPHAEDFLALGLSRWLVQDLITAMGRPEAMNEEMLAREAFAAADAWVAGDSEASASRLKAAFEVLTQAREAVYSIDAYLIDICLLDPALPAGAAASMLEPPVPVTFLASAQAIEAQAKLDPDVVPKLGQAITDGLVDVIGGTYSEAEDPLLPVESTLWQFRKGAEVYRDNLDERNVETYARRRSGLWPQVPQLSRKFGHRFAVHFALDGGRFPVRREPKRLWESPEGSTLETLFRLPIAADRPSQGPLFPWKLAATMRADHAATVTLIHWPAPTAGWYRDLRRASTHSPVLARWVTLDDYFQRTDRPYESFRPEPDDYGSPYLAQAAASREPAGISRFSTHHRLRARLEAVHWMRTMSRAVSASQPDAVVDAEAVRLEQRAIEDAEALLETRRFEEAASAIDALESEWSQALARSMNGSAEAKPDARPGFLVFNPLAVARKVAVILPGASPDLRPEGPLVAAQLTDEGVVAVVDLPAFGFAWVPRDTDPERPAAEAGQVSANGRVLKNEKIEVEFDKDTGGIRGIMAHGESTARLGQQVVATGLGTGNDRAVASRMKGESFEVEFAGPALVQAVSKSAIVDPSSGTTVAKVEQRCRLWAGRSVVELDVKLSDVDADWAARAVKGDPWSNHLACRWAWPDSSSMIRRLTFLSPETTDSERPETPDAVDISTRRQRTAVVFGGLPYHKKVGQRMLDTILVAGSEQAREFRLAVVLDDDHPHRSAANFVTPAVVVPSDFGPPPAGDRGWLMKIDSQAPAVIHVGFTPETYDSRGWGIDVHLVETVGYHARCRLQFFRPPTWARQYDLQGESQGDLSVENDAVWLDLMAGELYRVVVAFG, from the coding sequence ATGTCGACGCCCGAATCCGAAGAATCGCCGGGAATCCTCGAACCGTACTCCGAGCCCCCGCCTGCCGAGCCCCCGCCGCCGCTGCCGAAGCGCAGCGGCTGGAGGATGACGGCCCAGATCCCCAACGCCGGCCGCGAACCCTCGCCGGGCCTGACCGACGCCGAGGCCGAGGCTTCCTGGTGCGCCGTAACGGCTCCCTGGCATCCGGCCCTGCTGGCGAAGTCCGCCGCCCTGCCCCGGATCGAGTCGGTCGACGCCCCATCGTCGCCGGCCCGCGACGAGGTCCGCATCGTCGTCGACGGCCTGATGCACAGGCTCCCGTCGGGCTTCGCCCCCCAGGCCGCCGACTGCGGCGCCGTCCTGATCGAATCGGGCTCGGACCGCGACAAGACCATCGCCGAGCTTCTCGAACGCGTGGCAGCGCCGTCTGCGGAGACCCAACGACCGCACGCCGAGGACTTCCTGGCGCTCGGCCTGTCGCGTTGGCTGGTCCAGGACCTCATCACCGCGATGGGCCGTCCCGAGGCCATGAACGAGGAGATGCTGGCCCGCGAAGCCTTCGCCGCGGCCGACGCCTGGGTCGCCGGCGATTCCGAGGCGTCGGCAAGCCGGCTCAAGGCGGCCTTTGAAGTTCTCACCCAGGCGCGCGAAGCCGTCTACTCGATCGACGCCTACTTGATCGACATCTGCCTGCTGGACCCCGCCCTCCCCGCCGGCGCAGCGGCGTCCATGCTGGAGCCCCCCGTCCCGGTCACTTTCCTGGCGTCCGCCCAGGCGATCGAGGCCCAGGCGAAGCTGGACCCGGACGTCGTCCCCAAACTCGGCCAGGCGATCACCGATGGGCTCGTCGACGTGATCGGCGGCACGTACTCTGAGGCCGAGGACCCGCTCCTCCCCGTCGAATCGACCCTCTGGCAGTTCCGCAAAGGCGCTGAGGTCTACCGCGACAACCTGGACGAGCGCAACGTCGAAACCTACGCCCGACGGCGCTCCGGCCTCTGGCCGCAGGTCCCTCAGCTTTCGCGCAAGTTCGGCCACCGCTTCGCCGTCCATTTCGCCCTCGACGGCGGCCGGTTCCCGGTCCGTCGCGAGCCCAAGCGGCTCTGGGAAAGCCCGGAAGGATCGACTCTCGAGACGCTCTTCCGACTCCCCATCGCCGCCGACCGGCCGTCGCAGGGGCCGTTGTTCCCCTGGAAACTGGCCGCGACGATGCGCGCCGATCATGCCGCAACTGTCACCCTGATCCACTGGCCGGCGCCGACCGCCGGCTGGTATCGCGACCTGAGGCGGGCGTCGACGCACTCGCCGGTCCTCGCTCGCTGGGTGACGCTGGACGACTACTTCCAGCGCACCGATCGCCCCTACGAATCGTTCCGCCCCGAGCCCGACGACTACGGTTCGCCGTACCTCGCACAGGCGGCCGCCAGCCGCGAGCCTGCCGGGATTTCGCGGTTCTCGACCCACCACCGCCTCCGCGCCCGGCTCGAAGCCGTCCACTGGATGCGGACGATGTCCCGCGCCGTCTCCGCCTCCCAACCCGATGCGGTCGTCGACGCCGAGGCCGTTCGACTCGAACAGCGAGCCATCGAGGACGCCGAAGCTCTGCTGGAAACCCGCCGCTTCGAAGAAGCCGCGTCGGCGATTGACGCGCTCGAATCGGAATGGTCGCAGGCCCTGGCCCGGAGCATGAACGGCTCGGCCGAAGCGAAGCCCGACGCCCGGCCGGGGTTCCTCGTCTTCAACCCGCTGGCCGTCGCGCGGAAGGTCGCCGTGATCCTGCCGGGGGCCTCGCCGGACCTTCGCCCCGAGGGTCCGCTCGTCGCCGCGCAGCTCACCGACGAAGGGGTCGTCGCGGTCGTCGACCTCCCCGCCTTCGGCTTCGCCTGGGTGCCCCGCGACACCGATCCCGAGCGTCCCGCCGCCGAGGCGGGGCAGGTCTCGGCAAACGGTCGCGTGCTGAAGAACGAGAAGATCGAGGTCGAGTTCGACAAGGACACCGGCGGGATCCGCGGGATCATGGCGCATGGCGAGTCCACCGCCCGGCTCGGCCAGCAGGTCGTCGCGACCGGGCTGGGAACGGGGAACGACCGCGCGGTCGCCTCGCGGATGAAAGGTGAATCGTTCGAGGTCGAGTTCGCCGGCCCGGCGCTGGTGCAGGCGGTCTCGAAATCGGCCATCGTCGATCCGTCGTCGGGGACGACGGTCGCCAAGGTGGAGCAGCGATGCCGGCTCTGGGCCGGTCGTTCGGTCGTGGAACTGGACGTGAAGTTGAGCGACGTTGACGCCGACTGGGCGGCCCGCGCGGTCAAGGGCGATCCGTGGTCGAACCACCTCGCCTGCCGCTGGGCCTGGCCGGACTCCTCGTCGATGATCCGCCGCCTGACGTTCCTTTCCCCCGAGACGACTGATTCCGAGCGTCCCGAGACGCCCGACGCCGTCGACATCTCCACCCGCCGCCAGCGCACGGCCGTGGTCTTCGGCGGTCTGCCTTATCACAAGAAGGTCGGCCAGCGGATGCTGGATACGATCCTGGTCGCCGGATCGGAGCAGGCCCGCGAATTCCGCCTGGCCGTGGTCCTGGACGACGACCACCCGCACCGATCGGCGGCGAACTTCGTCACCCCGGCGGTCGTCGTCCCTTCGGATTTCGGCCCGCCCCCGGCCGGCGACCGCGGCTGGCTGATGAAGATCGACAGCCAGGCCCCGGCGGTCATCCACGTCGGCTTCACTCCCGAAACCTACGACAGCCGCGGCTGGGGGATCGACGTCCACCTTGTGGAAACCGTCGGCTACCATGCCCGCTGCCGGCTCCAGTTCTTCCGCCCCCCCACCTGGGCCCGCCAGTACGACCTCCAGGGCGAGTCCCAGGGAGACCTCTCCGTCGAAAATGACGCCGTCTGGCTCGACCTCATGGCCGGCGAGTTGTATCGGGTCGTGGTCGCCTTCGGCTGA
- a CDS encoding alpha-2-macroglobulin family protein has product MKMSTLIVLAVAGLLLLFGASRVMSGAEGPPGSRQAADALFNQGNFKDAYEGYRALSLAPGTNPADVEHSLKQGIVCLDRLGRSAESDKFLEAALDARKGDARIATAVAGCYLESVAHGGFIVAGEFTRGRPRRPEGRYLDATERDRVRALQLLSAAIPAMKPDPDRNRAGRFFLRLAEALAENRIPDQAWRLQTLTPLDVLPDFDESSPHWGGESTGAPVNPDGSPVYFHTPDSFEKAANDGERWRWALAQAVEADAGLLNTARITLAAFFLSQFGTETIDGDNPGFPIFDGDDDDDGEPDRPETSIYALETLRDDETVARLASGLKRFTLPDEFNPIKIYQAIVDDPRTGQGEDATVVLAEMFENRRQFSKAAGYWKLAKEKYDDKDKNYQARIDQIEKPWGRFESTMTRPAGRGAELDFSFRNGRKVRFEAQRILVDKLLSDVKNYIRSKPAQLDWQQTNVNEIGVRLVSQNERQYLGESIAKWELDLDPPANHFDRRISVATPLQQAGAYLVTAQMEGGNVGRIIAWLDDTALVRKPMGGGSFYFAADARTGAPVADATLDLFGWRVIQVGNGNQFTVDVKEERGRTDAQGQLTAAVANPEGNGGPMQWLTVASTPQGRLAYMGFSPIWTFRSPRERYDEVKVIALTDRPVYRPGNTVKFKFWVARSRYDQPEASEFADRPFRVEIQNPKGEKAYQKELRADALGGISGEFELASDATLGHYSLILPDQGGGGTFRVEEYKKPEFQVKVDAPSDPVALGEKLKATIKADYYFGGPVTQATVKYKVTRRYADDRWFPISPWDWLYGAGYWWFAADASWYPGWSSWGMRAPSPWWWHRPEGPPEVVADAEVPIGPDGKVEVEIDTAFAKAAHPDHDHRYEIEATVTDQSRRAIDGSGGVLVSRKPFAVYTWVDRGHYLAGETIQAQVRAQTLDRKPVVGKGTLRLLKVSYEADGKPVETEVESWPLELNAEGAASQAIKAAQSGQYRLSAKVDDGHGHTIEGGYLVTVAGQGFEGASYRFADLEVIPDKKEYRPGEKIRLMLNTDRVDSTVLLFVRPLNGVYSAPRTVAIHGKSTTVDLEVATADMPNLFVEAVTISNGKVHIQPREIAVPPESRVVNVDVKPAQETYKPGQKAKLALKLTGPDGAPFVGSTVVAVYDKAVEYISGGSNVPPIKDVFWKWKHSHNPRTESSLSRRFSNLLKDGETPMGDLGANGGGMPFGWGGGVRGSRMMMMRADAAPAPMAAPAAAPMMRGMAGGMGGMGGAMLKAEAPGRALNMAADTVISADAFDGGEPAGPQPVVRTNFADTAFWAAAVEAGPDGTATVEFPLPDSLTTWKTRAWTMGPGTRVGQAEGEFIVSKDLLVRLQAPRFFVQKDEVVLSAVVHSKLKEAKSVLVSLELDGSVLEPTTETSKTIELAAGGEARVDWRVKVAHEGQAVVRMKAVADSDSDAAQMTFPAYVHGMLKLEAVAGAIRPDQAEAKVTIKVPADRRPEQTRLEIRYSPTLAGALVDALPYLADYPYGCTEQTLNRFLPTVITQKILINMGLDLNAIHAAHTNLNAQQIGPNRPLFQHGPEPKNPVFDSAEVSRMARAGLDRLAEMQLSDGGWGWFSGFGERSYAHTTAQVVHGLQLARANDQAVPPQMLERGVAWLTSHQAEQVRLLKNGLTETKPYKKTADDLDALVFMVLTDADVANADMLGFLDRDRPGLSVYGKCLFGLALHKLGDADKLAKVLQNVSQYVVEDEENQTAYLKLPSQGYWWYWYGSETESDAFYLKLLARTDPKGRLASRLAKYILNNREHGSYWRSTRDTAYNVEALADFLKASGEDRPDLAVTIAVDGKPFKEVSITAANLFRFDASVVLQGADLDSGEHTITFTKKGNGPLYYNTYLTNFTMEDPITRAGLEVKVDRKVYRLIRDDKTADVAGGRGQAVSQRVEKYRREPLADGATLKSGDLVEVELEIDSKNDYEYLVFEDFKAAGFEPVEVRSGYNGNDMHAYVEFRDERVAFFTPTLSRGKHSVAYRLRAEIPGKFHALPARGEAMYAPELKGNSDEIRLEVTD; this is encoded by the coding sequence ATGAAAATGTCCACGCTCATCGTGCTCGCCGTCGCGGGTCTGCTGCTGCTCTTCGGCGCGTCCCGAGTCATGTCCGGCGCGGAGGGGCCTCCTGGGTCACGCCAGGCGGCTGACGCCCTCTTCAACCAGGGAAACTTCAAGGACGCCTACGAGGGCTACCGGGCACTCTCGCTCGCTCCGGGGACCAATCCGGCGGACGTCGAACATTCCCTCAAGCAGGGGATCGTCTGCCTGGACCGACTCGGTCGGTCGGCGGAATCGGACAAGTTCCTGGAGGCTGCTCTCGACGCGCGCAAGGGGGACGCCCGGATCGCGACGGCCGTGGCGGGCTGCTATCTGGAATCCGTCGCGCACGGAGGCTTCATCGTCGCCGGCGAGTTCACGCGGGGGCGTCCGCGACGACCTGAGGGGCGATACCTCGACGCGACGGAGCGGGACCGCGTCCGAGCCCTCCAACTGCTGAGCGCGGCGATTCCCGCCATGAAGCCGGACCCGGATCGAAACCGGGCCGGGAGGTTCTTCCTGCGCCTGGCCGAGGCTCTGGCCGAGAATCGAATTCCCGATCAGGCCTGGCGGCTCCAGACGCTGACCCCCCTCGACGTCCTCCCCGACTTCGACGAGTCATCCCCCCACTGGGGAGGCGAATCGACGGGAGCCCCCGTGAATCCCGACGGCTCCCCGGTCTACTTCCACACGCCGGACAGCTTTGAGAAAGCGGCCAACGACGGCGAACGCTGGCGATGGGCCCTGGCGCAGGCCGTCGAGGCCGACGCCGGGCTGCTCAACACCGCCCGCATCACCCTCGCCGCCTTTTTCCTCAGTCAGTTCGGCACGGAGACGATCGACGGGGACAACCCGGGGTTCCCGATCTTCGACGGCGACGACGACGACGACGGCGAGCCCGATCGGCCCGAGACGAGCATCTACGCCCTGGAAACGCTCCGCGACGACGAGACGGTCGCCCGGTTGGCCTCCGGCCTCAAGCGGTTCACGCTCCCCGACGAGTTCAATCCGATCAAGATCTACCAGGCGATCGTCGACGACCCCAGGACGGGCCAGGGCGAGGATGCGACCGTCGTGCTCGCCGAGATGTTCGAGAACCGCCGCCAGTTCTCCAAGGCCGCCGGCTACTGGAAGCTGGCCAAGGAGAAGTACGACGACAAGGACAAGAACTACCAGGCCCGCATCGACCAGATCGAGAAGCCCTGGGGCCGATTCGAAAGCACGATGACCCGCCCCGCCGGCCGCGGCGCGGAGCTCGATTTCAGCTTCCGGAACGGCCGCAAGGTCCGCTTCGAGGCTCAGCGGATCCTCGTCGACAAGCTGCTGAGTGACGTCAAGAATTACATCCGCAGCAAGCCGGCTCAGCTCGACTGGCAGCAGACGAACGTCAACGAGATCGGCGTTCGGCTCGTCTCGCAGAACGAGCGGCAGTATCTCGGCGAATCGATCGCGAAGTGGGAGTTGGATCTCGACCCTCCCGCGAACCATTTCGACCGCAGAATTTCCGTCGCCACGCCGCTTCAACAGGCCGGAGCCTACCTGGTGACGGCCCAGATGGAAGGGGGCAACGTCGGACGGATCATCGCCTGGCTGGACGACACGGCGCTCGTCCGCAAGCCGATGGGCGGCGGCTCGTTCTACTTCGCCGCCGACGCCCGCACCGGGGCTCCCGTCGCCGATGCGACGCTGGACCTCTTCGGCTGGCGCGTCATCCAGGTGGGGAACGGCAATCAGTTCACGGTCGACGTCAAGGAGGAGCGAGGCCGGACCGACGCCCAGGGCCAGCTCACCGCGGCAGTCGCGAACCCCGAGGGCAACGGGGGCCCGATGCAATGGCTGACCGTCGCCAGCACGCCCCAGGGCCGGCTCGCCTACATGGGCTTCTCGCCGATCTGGACTTTCAGGTCGCCTCGCGAGCGTTATGACGAGGTCAAGGTGATCGCCCTCACCGACCGCCCCGTCTATCGCCCCGGGAACACGGTGAAGTTCAAGTTCTGGGTCGCCCGCTCGCGCTACGACCAACCGGAAGCCTCCGAGTTCGCCGACCGCCCGTTCCGCGTCGAGATCCAGAATCCCAAGGGGGAGAAGGCCTACCAGAAGGAGCTGAGGGCCGACGCTCTCGGCGGAATCAGCGGCGAGTTCGAGTTGGCCTCCGACGCGACGCTCGGCCACTACTCGCTGATTCTTCCAGACCAGGGGGGCGGCGGGACGTTCCGCGTTGAGGAGTACAAGAAGCCCGAATTCCAGGTGAAGGTCGACGCCCCTTCGGATCCCGTCGCACTCGGCGAGAAGCTCAAGGCCACGATCAAGGCCGACTACTACTTCGGCGGCCCCGTGACTCAGGCGACGGTCAAGTACAAGGTCACGCGACGCTACGCCGACGACCGCTGGTTCCCGATCTCTCCGTGGGATTGGCTCTACGGCGCCGGCTACTGGTGGTTCGCGGCCGACGCTTCGTGGTATCCCGGCTGGAGTTCCTGGGGGATGCGAGCGCCGAGCCCCTGGTGGTGGCATCGGCCCGAGGGCCCGCCCGAGGTCGTCGCCGACGCCGAGGTCCCCATCGGCCCCGACGGCAAGGTCGAGGTCGAGATCGACACCGCCTTCGCCAAGGCCGCCCACCCCGACCACGACCACCGCTACGAGATCGAGGCCACCGTCACCGACCAGTCGCGTCGGGCCATCGACGGCTCGGGCGGCGTTCTCGTCTCGCGCAAGCCGTTCGCCGTTTACACCTGGGTCGACCGCGGCCACTACCTGGCCGGCGAGACGATCCAGGCGCAGGTCCGCGCCCAGACGCTCGACCGCAAGCCAGTCGTCGGCAAGGGGACGCTTCGGCTGCTCAAGGTGAGCTACGAGGCCGACGGCAAGCCCGTCGAAACCGAGGTCGAAAGCTGGCCGCTCGAACTGAACGCCGAGGGAGCCGCCTCGCAGGCGATCAAGGCCGCGCAGTCGGGGCAGTATCGGCTCTCCGCCAAGGTCGACGACGGCCACGGCCACACGATCGAGGGAGGCTACCTCGTCACGGTCGCCGGCCAGGGCTTCGAAGGGGCGAGCTATCGGTTCGCCGACCTGGAGGTCATCCCCGACAAGAAGGAGTACCGCCCCGGCGAGAAGATCCGGCTGATGCTCAACACCGACCGGGTCGACTCGACGGTCCTTCTCTTCGTCCGTCCGCTCAACGGCGTCTACTCCGCGCCGAGGACGGTGGCGATCCACGGCAAGTCGACCACGGTCGACCTGGAGGTCGCGACCGCCGACATGCCCAACCTGTTCGTCGAGGCCGTCACGATCTCCAACGGCAAGGTCCACATCCAGCCGCGCGAAATCGCCGTGCCTCCCGAATCGCGGGTGGTGAACGTCGATGTGAAGCCCGCCCAGGAGACGTACAAGCCCGGCCAGAAGGCGAAGCTCGCCCTCAAGCTAACCGGCCCCGACGGCGCCCCGTTCGTCGGCTCGACGGTGGTGGCGGTCTACGACAAGGCCGTTGAGTACATCTCGGGCGGCTCGAACGTCCCGCCGATCAAGGACGTCTTCTGGAAGTGGAAGCACTCGCACAACCCGCGAACGGAATCGAGCCTCTCGCGCCGATTCTCCAACCTGCTCAAGGACGGCGAAACGCCGATGGGGGACCTCGGCGCCAACGGCGGCGGCATGCCCTTCGGCTGGGGAGGTGGCGTGAGAGGATCGCGCATGATGATGATGAGGGCCGATGCCGCCCCCGCGCCGATGGCCGCTCCCGCCGCCGCCCCAATGATGCGCGGCATGGCGGGAGGCATGGGCGGCATGGGCGGGGCGATGCTCAAGGCCGAGGCCCCAGGAAGGGCCCTGAACATGGCCGCCGACACCGTCATCTCCGCCGACGCGTTCGACGGCGGCGAACCCGCCGGCCCGCAGCCCGTCGTCCGAACCAACTTCGCCGACACCGCCTTCTGGGCGGCCGCCGTCGAGGCCGGACCGGACGGGACGGCGACGGTTGAATTCCCCCTGCCCGACAGCCTCACGACCTGGAAGACGCGAGCCTGGACGATGGGCCCCGGCACCCGCGTCGGCCAGGCGGAGGGGGAGTTCATCGTCTCGAAGGATCTACTCGTCCGGCTTCAGGCGCCTCGGTTCTTCGTCCAGAAGGACGAGGTCGTTCTCTCGGCCGTCGTCCACAGCAAGCTCAAGGAGGCCAAGTCCGTCCTGGTCTCGCTGGAGTTGGACGGCAGCGTGCTTGAGCCGACGACCGAAACCTCGAAGACGATCGAGCTGGCCGCCGGCGGCGAGGCTCGCGTCGATTGGCGTGTGAAGGTCGCGCACGAGGGCCAGGCCGTCGTCCGCATGAAGGCCGTGGCCGACTCCGATTCCGACGCCGCCCAGATGACCTTCCCCGCCTACGTCCACGGCATGCTCAAGCTGGAAGCCGTCGCCGGCGCGATCCGACCCGATCAGGCCGAGGCCAAGGTCACGATCAAGGTCCCCGCCGACCGTCGCCCTGAGCAGACCCGGCTGGAGATCCGCTACTCGCCGACCCTCGCCGGGGCCCTCGTCGACGCCCTCCCCTACCTGGCGGACTACCCCTACGGCTGCACCGAGCAGACCCTCAACCGGTTCCTGCCCACGGTGATCACCCAGAAAATCCTCATCAACATGGGCCTGGATCTCAATGCGATCCACGCCGCCCACACCAACCTGAACGCCCAGCAGATCGGCCCCAACCGGCCGCTCTTCCAGCACGGCCCCGAGCCGAAGAATCCCGTCTTCGACTCGGCCGAGGTGTCCAGGATGGCCCGCGCGGGGCTGGACCGACTGGCCGAGATGCAGCTCTCCGACGGCGGCTGGGGCTGGTTCTCCGGCTTCGGCGAGCGCTCGTACGCCCACACCACGGCGCAGGTCGTCCACGGGCTGCAACTCGCTCGGGCCAACGACCAGGCCGTCCCGCCGCAGATGCTGGAACGGGGCGTCGCCTGGCTGACCTCCCATCAGGCCGAGCAGGTCCGCCTGCTCAAGAACGGGCTGACCGAAACCAAGCCCTACAAGAAGACGGCCGACGACCTGGACGCCCTGGTCTTCATGGTCCTCACCGACGCTGACGTGGCCAACGCGGACATGCTCGGCTTCCTGGACCGTGACCGCCCCGGTCTCTCGGTCTACGGCAAGTGCCTCTTCGGCCTGGCCCTGCACAAGCTCGGCGACGCCGACAAACTGGCCAAGGTGCTGCAAAACGTCTCGCAGTACGTGGTCGAGGACGAGGAGAATCAGACCGCCTACCTGAAGCTCCCCAGCCAGGGATACTGGTGGTACTGGTACGGCAGCGAGACCGAGTCCGACGCCTTCTACCTCAAGCTCCTGGCGCGGACCGACCCCAAGGGACGACTTGCCTCGCGACTCGCGAAGTACATCCTCAACAACCGCGAGCACGGCTCGTACTGGCGATCGACCCGAGACACCGCCTACAACGTCGAGGCCCTGGCCGACTTCCTCAAGGCCAGCGGCGAGGATCGCCCCGACCTGGCCGTCACAATCGCCGTTGACGGCAAGCCTTTCAAGGAGGTCTCGATCACCGCGGCGAACCTCTTCCGGTTCGACGCCTCCGTCGTCCTGCAAGGCGCCGACCTCGACTCGGGCGAGCACACGATCACCTTCACCAAGAAGGGGAACGGCCCGCTCTACTACAACACCTACCTGACCAACTTCACGATGGAAGACCCGATCACTCGGGCCGGCCTGGAGGTGAAGGTCGACCGCAAGGTCTACCGCCTGATCCGCGACGATAAGACCGCGGACGTCGCCGGCGGTCGCGGCCAGGCGGTCTCCCAACGCGTCGAGAAGTATCGCCGCGAACCCCTCGCCGACGGCGCGACTCTCAAGAGCGGCGACCTCGTCGAGGTCGAGCTGGAGATCGACTCCAAGAACGACTACGAGTACCTCGTCTTCGAGGACTTCAAGGCCGCCGGCTTCGAGCCCGTCGAGGTCCGCTCCGGCTACAACGGCAACGACATGCACGCCTACGTCGAGTTCCGCGACGAACGCGTCGCCTTCTTCACGCCGACTCTCTCGCGCGGCAAGCACTCAGTCGCCTACCGCCTGCGGGCCGAGATCCCCGGCAAGTTCCACGCCCTCCCCGCCCGAGGCGAGGCCATGTACGCCCCGGAACTGAAGGGCAACTCCGACGAGATTCGCCTGGAGGTCACGGACTGA
- a CDS encoding aldo/keto reductase, with the protein MGLNDPTISRRSFVRAGAAIGGAAAFSSSTMADDPPAAAIPQVVLGRTGAKVSKLGIGCAYLQRETVTPDDVRTMFHRALELGVNYLDTAPAYGSAQEKMGPAVKELRDKVFLVTKTPNATYEGTWNSLRQSLKHLQTDHVDLVHLHNFGDDKVWGDDAMVFGDKGAMGALREAKKQGVVRFIGASGHLHPTRFHRAMDSGEIDVLMNAVNFVVRHTYDFEHKVWSRAQHMNLGLVAMKVLGGAKSPKGGFKMDDEHYERAVRYALSIPGLAVAVMGLENVAELEKAVAAVANARPLSTEEEQEIARLGLQLAASPQWKTAYGQPLT; encoded by the coding sequence ATGGGACTGAACGATCCGACGATCTCCCGGCGGAGTTTCGTGAGAGCCGGAGCCGCGATCGGCGGCGCGGCGGCCTTCTCCAGCAGCACGATGGCCGACGATCCGCCGGCCGCCGCGATTCCCCAGGTCGTCCTGGGGCGGACCGGCGCGAAGGTGTCGAAGTTGGGGATCGGCTGCGCGTACCTCCAGCGCGAGACCGTCACCCCCGATGACGTCCGGACGATGTTCCACCGGGCGCTTGAGCTGGGCGTCAACTACCTGGACACGGCCCCGGCTTATGGATCGGCCCAGGAGAAGATGGGGCCGGCGGTCAAGGAACTGCGGGACAAGGTCTTCCTCGTGACGAAGACGCCGAACGCCACGTATGAGGGGACCTGGAACTCGTTGCGCCAGAGCCTCAAGCATCTCCAGACGGACCATGTCGACCTCGTCCATCTGCACAACTTCGGCGACGACAAGGTGTGGGGCGACGACGCGATGGTCTTTGGCGACAAGGGAGCGATGGGGGCTCTCCGCGAGGCGAAGAAACAGGGCGTCGTGCGGTTCATCGGCGCGAGCGGGCATCTGCACCCCACTCGATTCCATCGGGCGATGGATTCGGGCGAGATCGACGTCCTGATGAACGCCGTGAACTTCGTGGTTCGCCACACCTACGACTTCGAACACAAGGTCTGGTCGCGCGCCCAGCACATGAACCTGGGTCTGGTCGCGATGAAGGTCCTCGGCGGAGCGAAGAGCCCGAAGGGGGGATTCAAGATGGACGACGAGCACTACGAGCGCGCCGTCCGCTACGCTCTCTCGATCCCCGGCCTGGCTGTGGCCGTCATGGGGCTGGAGAACGTCGCCGAGTTGGAGAAGGCCGTCGCCGCCGTGGCCAACGCTCGGCCGCTCTCAACCGAAGAAGAGCAGGAGATCGCTCGCCTGGGGTTGCAACTGGCCGCTTCTCCCCAGTGGAAGACGGCCTACGGACAGCCCTTGACCTGA